In Tripterygium wilfordii isolate XIE 37 chromosome 15, ASM1340144v1, whole genome shotgun sequence, one DNA window encodes the following:
- the LOC119980001 gene encoding uncharacterized protein LOC119980001 has translation MGLHMLALASKINFLSVSHSVAPVLVSLICPFALKVAFSVGIVRRGYADLVYAARLFFFQMSQIALDREPSLSSGGSTRWERVVRLVYQRVAHARRTTVSDADSFHTLSVITL, from the coding sequence ATGGGCTTGCACATGTTGGCGCTAGCCAGCAAGATCAACTTCTTATCAGTTTCACACAGTGTGGCTCCAGTACTTGTAAGCCTAATATGCCCTTTTGCGCTTAAAGTCGCATTCAGTGTTGGGATTGTTCGTCGTGGTTATGCCGACTTGGTTTATGCGGCGAGGCTCTTCTTTTTCCAGATGAGTCAAATTGCGCTTGATAGAGAGCCTTCTCTAAGCAGCGGTGGCAGTACCAGATGGGAAAGAGTTGTCCGGTTAGTCTATCAGAGGGTAGCCCATGCGAGACGGACAACAGTATCCGATGCGGATAGCTTTCACACCCTCTCTGTCATCACACTTTAA
- the LOC120016253 gene encoding mediator of RNA polymerase II transcription subunit 20a-like isoform X1 — MPIKWLLHWQPNAGTTVNSQILSEVSHCIESVNGVKDGRWKSTLTFYKPMLRDQALAAEFPRDFLGLSLAEQPNKYYFIIRGQRLVLEADSSIQTIMEKLQSYKMRVALNFEGLQYQLGDFQLRVGKVTPSHNDTLRGIVMEVEYLPISSMEKSRQIMEEFIDIWQEAVSKRSLPGHFMHIEPNFSEYGLLDHYTSQHTAIQYATVMAQLIATVQVQSVRN, encoded by the exons ATGCCCATAAAATG GCTTTTGCATTGGCAACCCAACGCAGGCACAACTGTGAACAGTCAAATCCTCAGTGAAGTATCTCATTGCATCGAGAGTGTTAATGGCGTCAAGGATGGCAGGTGGAAATCCACTCTCACATTCTACAAACCAATGTTACGTG ACCAGGCGCTTGCAGCAGAATTCCCACGTGATTTTCTTGGGCTTTCACTGGCGGAGCAGCCAAACAAGTATTACTTCATAATCCGTGGTCAGCGTCTTGTTCTTGAGGCAGATTCCTCCATTCAGACTATAATGGAGAAGTTACAGTCTTACAAAATGAGGGTTGCCCTTAATTTTGAG GGCTTGCAGTACCAACTCGGTGACTTCCAGTTGAGAGTGGGCAAAGTTACTCCAAGTCATAATGATACCTTGAGAGGAATAGTTATGGAG GTGGAGTACCTCCCTATCTCTTCAATGGAAAAATCAAGGCAAATTATGGAAGAGTTCATCGATATATGGCAAGAAGCGGTGTCAAAAAGATCACTGCCTGGTCACTTCATGCATATAGAACCCAACTTTTCAGAATATGGCCTGTTAGACCATTATACATCTCAGCATACGGCTATTCAGTATGCTACTGTCATGGCACAACTAATTGCAACTGTGCAAGTGCAATCAGTGAGAAACTAG
- the LOC119979963 gene encoding vesicle-associated protein 1-2-like, producing MSTGELLNIEPLELKFPFELKKQISCCLQLSNKTVHHVAFKVKTTNPKKYCVRPNTGIVLARSTCDIIVTMQAQKEAPPDMQCKDKFLLQAVKVEGATSKDFSLVMFNKEAGHVVEECKLRVVYVSPPQPPSPVQEGSEEGSSPRGSVSDNGNISAAELSLSTRSFANRLEPQEKSSEAKALISKLTEEKNNAIQQTNKLRQELELLRRDCNKNRGGVSFLFVIFIGLLGIILGYLMKKK from the exons ATGAGTACGGGAGAGCTTCTCAATATCGAACCTCTAGAGCTCAAATTTCCTT TTGAGCTGAAGAAGCAGATCTCTTGTTGTCTTCAACTGTCTAATAAAACTGTTCACCATGTGGCTTTCAAG GTTAAAACAACAAATCCGAAGAAGTATTGCGTTCGTCCAAACACGGGCATCGTGTTGGCTCGGTCAACATGTGATATTATAG TGACTATGCAAGCACAAAAAGAGGCTCCTCCTGACATGCAATGCAAGGACAAGTTTCTCCTTCAGGCTGTAAAAGTTGAGGGAGCTACAAGTAAAGATTTCTCTCTAGTAATG TTCAATAAGGAGGCAGGGCATGTTGTCGAGGAGTGCAAATTGAGAGTGGTCTATGTCTCTCCACCTCAGCCTCCTTCTCCTGTTCAGGAAGGATCAGAGGAAGGGTCTTCACCAAGGGGTTCTGTGTCAGACAATGGAAATATCAGTGCTGCTGAGCTCTCTCTT AGTACGAGGTCTTTTGCTAATCGGCTTGAACCTCAGGAAAAATCTTCAGAG GCAAAAGCTCTTATTTCAAAGCTGACTGAGGAGAAAAATAACGCAATTCAACAAACCAACAAGCTTAGGCAGGAACTG GAACTTTTGAGGCGAGACTGCAACAAGAACCGTGGTGGTGTGTCATTCCTTTTTGTCATCTTCATTGGCTTGTTGGGCATAATCCTGGGATATCTCATGAAGAAGAAATAA
- the LOC119979964 gene encoding bifunctional adenosine 5'-phosphosulfate phosphorylase/adenylylsulfatase HINT4, whose amino-acid sequence MAGATSPCIFCQISRNSTSTTLLHSDDRVVAFQDIKPAAFRHYLVIPVEHIPTVNDIQRRDEDYSLVSHMLNVGQMLLQRDAPHAIKYRYGFHQPPFNSVDHLHLHCLALPFTPRWKRIKYLSLGPMGGFIEAGKLLEKIKPS is encoded by the exons ATGGCGGGAGCAACTTCCCCTTGCATCTTCTGCCAGATTTCCCGCAATTCCACCTCTACTACTCTCCTTCATTCT GATGACAGGGTGGTTGCATTTCAAGACATAAAGCCAGCTGCTTTCAG GCATTACTTGGTGATTCCTGTGGAGCACATTCCTACAGTTAATGATATCCAGAGGAGAGATGAAGATTACTCTTTGG TAAGTCACATGCTTAATGTGGGCCAAATGTTGTTGCAACGTGATGCACCTCATGCCATAAAGTACAG ATATGGCTTTCATCAACCTCCATTTAACAGTGTTGACCACTTGCATCTCCATTGTCTTGCACTCCCCTTCACTCCCCG ATGGAAACGTATAAAATACTTGTCTCTGGGGCCGATGGGTGGGTTCATTGAAGCTGGAAAGTTGTTGGAGAAGATAAAGCCTTCATAA
- the LOC120017249 gene encoding NADH dehydrogenase [ubiquinone] 1 beta subcomplex subunit 8, mitochondrial, with the protein MAGRLSNAASRIMGGNGVVGRSIASSLRLRSGMGLPVGKHIVPDKPLPVNDELVWDNGTPFPEPCIDRIAGDTVGKYEALAWLCGGLGFFASLGLLAVWNDKASTIPFTPKVYPYDNLRVELGGEP; encoded by the exons ATGGCAGGTAGATTGAGCAACGCAGCGTCGCGGATCATGGGCGGTAACGGCGTCGTCGGCCGCTCAATTGCCTCCTCACTTCGCCTCCGCTCCGGCATGGGCCTTCCGGTCGGCAAACACATAGTCCCTGACAAGCCC CTTCCGGTGAATGACGAGCTGGTTTGGGACAACGGGACCCCATTCCCCGAGCCTTGTATAGATCGCATTGCTGGTGATACGGTTGGAAAG TACGAGGCGTTGGCTTGGTTGTGTGGAGGTCTAGGGTTCTTTGCCAGTTTGGGACTGTTAGCCGTGTGGAACGATAAAGCCTCAACGATACCATTT ACACCAAAAGTCTATCCTTATGACAACCTACGGGTGGAGCTTGGTGGAGAACCATAA
- the LOC120017250 gene encoding autophagy-related protein 8f-like: MAKSYFKQEHDLEKRRAEAARIREKYPDRIPVIVEKAERSDILNIDKKKYLVPADLTVGQFVYVIRKRIKLSAEKAIFIFVDNVLPPTGAIMSAIYEEKKDEDGFLYVTYSGENTFGYESSQ; the protein is encoded by the exons ATGGCGAAGAGTTACTTCAAACAAGAGCATGATCTGG AGAAGAGGCGAGCAGAGGCTGCTAGAATTAGGGAGAAATACCCAGATAGAATTCCG GTGATTGTGGAGAAAGCTGAGAGAAGTGACATACTGAACATTGACAAAAAGAA GTACCTTGTACCAGCTGACCTGACTGTTGGACAATTTGTGTATGTTATCCGCAAAAGGATCAAACTAAGTGCAGAAAAGGcaatttttatatttgtggaCAATGTCCTCCCTCCTACAG GTGCAATCATGTCCGCCATATATGAGGAgaagaaagatgaagatggtTTTCTCTATGTTACTTACAGTGGTGAGAACACGTTTGGTTATGAGAGTTCACAGTAG
- the LOC120016253 gene encoding mediator of RNA polymerase II transcription subunit 20a-like isoform X2, whose amino-acid sequence MASRMAGGNPLSHSTNQCYVALAAEFPRDFLGLSLAEQPNKYYFIIRGQRLVLEADSSIQTIMEKLQSYKMRVALNFEGLQYQLGDFQLRVGKVTPSHNDTLRGIVMEVEYLPISSMEKSRQIMEEFIDIWQEAVSKRSLPGHFMHIEPNFSEYGLLDHYTSQHTAIQYATVMAQLIATVQVQSVRN is encoded by the exons ATGGCGTCAAGGATGGCAGGTGGAAATCCACTCTCACATTCTACAAACCAATGTTACGTG GCGCTTGCAGCAGAATTCCCACGTGATTTTCTTGGGCTTTCACTGGCGGAGCAGCCAAACAAGTATTACTTCATAATCCGTGGTCAGCGTCTTGTTCTTGAGGCAGATTCCTCCATTCAGACTATAATGGAGAAGTTACAGTCTTACAAAATGAGGGTTGCCCTTAATTTTGAG GGCTTGCAGTACCAACTCGGTGACTTCCAGTTGAGAGTGGGCAAAGTTACTCCAAGTCATAATGATACCTTGAGAGGAATAGTTATGGAG GTGGAGTACCTCCCTATCTCTTCAATGGAAAAATCAAGGCAAATTATGGAAGAGTTCATCGATATATGGCAAGAAGCGGTGTCAAAAAGATCACTGCCTGGTCACTTCATGCATATAGAACCCAACTTTTCAGAATATGGCCTGTTAGACCATTATACATCTCAGCATACGGCTATTCAGTATGCTACTGTCATGGCACAACTAATTGCAACTGTGCAAGTGCAATCAGTGAGAAACTAG
- the LOC120016387 gene encoding chaperone protein dnaJ 13-like gives MKEEDGGPPNRELYALLHLSPDATDEEIRKAYRQWAQVYHPDKYQDHLMKETATQNFQRICEAYEILSDENKRQIYDIYGMEGLTSGLELGPKLSKAEEIKEELEKLRRRKEQENTSAHVRSSGVILAKLSLLQFLDGHGIMGGMAMASQLDSQLSKRDTVTIGGSLQVNETFGGGAATVLLRHRLSTVSSIEFMASAGLRTLIGVQTTRHLSSHSSATMAISKSLTDGSINLSNSWTCQLSETASGNIELLLGSESSIAVGWRKKDEKISTSGELKIGTTSFGASTHYTHRFSSKSHGRIAGRFGSTALEIEVGGGRKISKFSTVRMLYTVGIQGIFWKFELHRGGQKLIIPVLLSSHLNPVFATGAFIIPASVYFLLKKFIIKPYYLKREKQKALENFERTSAQVQEARAAAEKAQRLLENVANRKRNRQIETNGLVISNATYGSSKVLKKGDESREMNDKSTSQVLDVTLPLNFLVNDSGQLKLHEGVKKSGIMGFCDPCPGEPKQLYVEYNYHGQRCEVFVDDYAELVIPQEAHRI, from the exons atgaaggaagaagaCGGGGGACCCCCGAATAGAGAACTGTACGCACTGCTCCACTTGTCACCGGACGCCACCGATGAAGAAATCAGGAAAGCTTATCGTCAGTGGGCTCAAGTCTATCACCCTGATAAATACCAGGATCATCTT ATGAAGGAAACTGccacacaaaattttcaaaggatATGCGAAGCATATGAAATATTGTCAGATGAAAATAAGAGACAAATATATGACATATATGGTATGGAAGGGTTGACTTCTGGTTTGGAACTTGGTCCAAAGCTGAGCAAAGCAGAAGAGATAAAggaagaacttgaaaagttgagGCGGAGGAAGGAGCAAGAAAATACGTCTGCACATGTCCGTTCTTCAGGTGTAATACTGGCCAAATTGTCTTTGCTGCAGTTTTTAGACGGCCATGGCATCATGGGAGG AATGGCTATGGCCAGTCAACTTGACTCTCAACTATCCAAACGTGATACTGTTACAATTGGTGGAAGTTTACAAGTTAATGAAACCTTTGGTGGTGGAGCTGCAACTGTTCTGCTCAGGCATCGGCTTTCCACGGTTTCATCCATAGAATTTATGGCTTCAGCTGGTCTGCGAACTCTTATTGGGGTACAAACAACACG TCACCTATCTTCACACTCATCAGCAACTATGGCCATTTCAAAATCTTTGACAGACGGTTCAATAAATCTTTCTAATTCTTGGACCTGCCAACTTTCTGAAACAGCAAGTGGAAAT ATAGAACTTTTGCTAGGTTCTGAATCATCTATTGCAGTTGGATGGcgaaaaaaagatgaaaagataTCTACATCCGGAGAGCTGAAG ATTGGCACCACTTCGTTTGGGGCATCGACTCATTATACTCATCGCTTTTCCTCCAAGTCTCATGGTCGAATTGCTGGCAGATTTGGAAG CACTGCTCTTGAGATTGAAGTTGGTGGTGGAAGAAAAATATCTAAATTCAGCACTGTCCGGATGCTGTATACTGTTGGAATTCAG GGAATTTTTTGGAAATTCGAATTGCACCGTGGGGGACAAAAGTTAATTATTCCT GTATTACTTTCCAGCCATCTGAATCCTGTGTTTGCAACTGGAGCATTTATAATTCCAGCATCAGTTTACTTTTTACTCAAG AAATTTATCATTAAACCATATTATCTCAAAAGGGAAAAGCAGAAAGCTCTTGAGAATTTTGAGAGAACCTCTGCCCAG GTTCAAGAAGCAAGAGCAGCCGCGGAAAAGGCTCAGCGGTTGTTAGAAAATGTGGCCAATAGGAAAAGAAATAGgcaaattgaaacaaatggCCTGGTCATCAGTAACGCGACGTATGGAAGTTCTAAGGTTTTGAAGAAAGGAGATGAATCAAGAGAAATGAATGATAAATCAACTTCCCAAGTTTTGGACGTTACGTTACCTCTTAATTTCTTGGTTAATGATTCTGGTCAACTCAAG CTTCACGAGGGTGTGAAGAAGTCGGGCATTATGGGGTTTTGTGATCCTTGTCCTGGAGAACCTAAGCAGTTGTATGTGGAGTACAATTATCATGGCCAGAGATGCGAG GTGTTTGTTGATGATTATGCGGAGTTGGTAATTCCACAAGAAGCACACAGGATCTAG